Part of the Rhodopirellula islandica genome is shown below.
TTCAAGATCGCCGTGGTGTCGTTGGATCCAATCAGTTCGCCTTCCAATTTGTAGGCACCGTTGGCACTGGTCCAAGTACGAGGTTTGGCGCTGGCAAACGAAGCGGTCGAGAGGACCGCGACAACAAGTAAGAAGTGACGGAACATGATGTGGTCTAATTCGAGTGATTGAGAAAGGATCAGTTGTTGTCGTTCGATGAATTGTCCGATTCCTCGGTCAATGAATCGTCAGTTGAATTGGCCGACTCTTCAGAATCCTCAGGGCTGGGCAAGCGAACGAGCATGTAGGTGTCTTGTGTTTCGGTTCCAAAGTGAACCAGCACGGACGCTTCATCTTGCGTCAAATTATAGAGGCCGGTCTCCACCACGATATCTTCGTTTTCGCCAATTCGCATTGCAACTCGCTGAGTTTGCTTGTCGACTTGGCCTTGGATGGCCTGTGTTTCATCGGTTTTTTGATTGTGGAGCGTTCCGGACACGATCCCTTCTTTGTTGACCGCCAACTGGACAATGCGGTCAGGGTCGACATCGTCGGCATCGGTTGTCAACGCGAAGGTTCCCAAGGGAAGCCACTCTGATTCTTCAGCGATCTCTTCGCTTTCAGGGGCGTCCACCGTCGCGAGGTCGGCCGCTGTTTGTGCGAACTCCTCGGACGTCGCCACTTCTTCACCACCGATGTAAACGCGATTGTCTTCGTAGGTCACGTTGCCTTCGCTGCTGTAATCGTAGTAGACCGGTTGCTCCATCGATGGAGCGGGGGCACTCCAGGTGAACCAGTTGGTCACCGTGGGGTACGTCGGTGTGCTCCACCAATACGAGGAGGGGTAGTACCTGTACGAATAGAAGTAGTGCCAACCACAGAAGCGGAATGGGTGTCGTCCCCACCAATTGGGACCGAAGCCGTGATAGTGGCAATGATTGCGAACTTGGTTTCCCCAGCGATGGAAATGGTCATAGCGATGGGGCGGAATGGCTGGCCAATTGCTGACGTTGTTCAAGCGGTTTTGCCACCGGTTGTTGATCTGGTTGACTCGGTTGTTATCCAGATTGGCCCAGCCCATTCTGTTGTTGATGATATTGTTGTTGCCAATGTTCACGTCGCCGATGTTGATGTCAGGGCGGCGATTGGGTGGCAGGCGATCACCGGGATTGGGGCGGCGGTCGAGGCCGGGACGATTCTCAAGCCCTGGCCGTGTTCCGGCGCCGGGGCGATCTGCGAGGGAGGGACGATCGGCGGTACCAGGTCGATTTCCGATTCCAGGTCGGTCTCCTGTTCCGGGGCGATCGGCGCTACCGGGGCGGTTGGGGCGTTCATTTCCACTGGGACGCAGGGGACCATCGAGTCCCAGGAAGTTGCCGACGTCGCCCGTGGAAGGACGGCCACCGGGGAGCTTTCCAAAGTCTGGCATGTCGGGGCGATTCGAGCCGCCAGGACGACTGGGCCGGTCACTGCCGGGGAGATTTCCGCCGGGCCGATTTCCACCCGGCAGATTGGGGCGAGAAGCACCTGGGCGATCTGATCCGGGCCGATTGCCGGGAAGGGTGCTTGGTCGATCAGGGCGAGTGGGCAGGTTGTTGCCTGGTCGCGTGATCCCGGGTTGGGTGGAACCGGGACGAGAGGTTCCTGGTCGCGAATTGTTGGGCAGTGAGATGTCCGGACGCGAAATGCTGGGGCGAGAAACGTCGGGGCGTGATGGTCGTGTTCCGGTGCTGGGTAAACTTGGACGACTGGTGTTGAAGTTCGGCCTGCTCGTGCTGGGGCGGCTGAAATTGTTCCCGCTCACGTGGGGCATGCTGGTTTGAGGTCGGCTGGTGGGCATGCGGTTGCCGCCGCCCATGCTTCCGCGATTGAAGTTCGAAGCGCCACCCATGCTGGGCCGTGCTCCTCCGCCTCCACCACCAAACGAACGGCCGCCTCCGCCGCCACCTCGTCCTCCAAATCCGCCCGCTTCAAGCGACGGCAATGAAAGGGTGGTCAGGGAAAGTGCGACGCAAACCGACACCCAGCGCCAAGGCTGCATTGGATTGATCGAAAGATTCATTGGTTGGCTCCCGATGGGGTCGCGGTATTGGGGGAAGGTTCGTCGGTGGCTGTGGTGTCCGTTTGTCGCTTGAGCGTGACGGCTTCACCGTTGGGAAGCGGCTCACCGTTGAGCACTCGCGAAATGATGCGAACCGTCATCGTGTCACGATCAATGGGGCGGACAATGCACGTCGCGGTCGCTTGCCCGCCATCGGCCAGTGTTTGAGTCATTTCCATTCGCCAGTGATCTTCTTCGCCTGCCCAGTAGCCGTTGCCGAAGCTGCCGTCGGCAAAGTAGGTCCAAGACTTCACACGGTTGGATTGTGGGTCGTAGCCAATCATCTCGTAGCCGACCGGCTCTGTTTCGGATCCCACTTGAAAAGTGCGACGTATGAAACGACGCCCTGGCAAGAAATCAATTTTACTTTGGAGGCCGTTTTCCGAGTCTTCGTTCCATGTTCCAACCAACCATCCCAGTGCTTCAATCGGGTTGGCTGAATCGACGGAAGAGGCTTCGTCGGTGGCACGTTCGATGATGGTCGTGATGACCCAGTCCGCGGAGCGCTTGGACAGTGTGATCTCGAACGAAGATGTTTCTTCAGGAGCTTGATCCGACGTCAGCGTCGTGGTTCCGCGAACCGTTGCTTGATTGGTCTCCGTTTGTTCGACTTCTTCGACGGTCGCGCTCAGCTTCAGAGTGGGTTCGGTCTCGACGGCAGCTCGGATCTGATCGATCAGTTCCGTGGCGGAATTGGCTTCTCGTCCCGACGTCTGGTCCCGGTAGCGAACATCGGCTGCAACGAATTGGGGCAGCGAATCAAGTTCTCTGTGATTGAATGCGTCGGCGTACTGTTGCAGACGTTCCTGGACCGCCTGGCGAGAATTGGAATCCACGGCCGCCGGTTGACCGTCTTGTGCGATCACGTCCGAGCCGACGGATCCGAGGATTGCGGCGGTGAGGCATGCACCGAGCAAAAGTGTTGGACCTGTATTCATTTCAAAGTGTTCCAGCCGACAGGTGAGAAGAGATTGGCGGTCAAGCAAAACGAAGAGCATTCGAAATTGTCCTCTCAATCTTAGAGAGTCGGGTCGCGAATTGCTCCCATCGAACCCAGATAATCCGCAGAAGTTGGCCTCGAAACGAAAATTTCGGCATGTTCAATTTTCTGGTGCCAGGAAAAGAGCGGGGTGGGGGGGAGTGCGTCCGAAAAGGTGGGTGTGGGTTGTCGAAACCAGGAAGTCATTGTCGAACGAAATTCGAGGCACCTCGATGGACCGAACCGAATTTACAAGAAAACTGAACGTCAAAACGATTCTGCTTGGCGTCGTTTTCATACTCCTGGGATCGTTGACTCAGGTTTCGTACGCTCAGGTGGACGATTGTTCTGCTTTTTCCGCCTGTGATTCCGCGCTCGGTTGCTGCGACGATTGTTCGAACGACGATTGCATTTGCAAGGCAATCCGTGAATGTCTGGCGGAAAGCGGCATCACCTTTTCGAACAATCTGACGCAGTATTACTTCGGAACAGCCGGTGGTGGTCTGGAACAGACCGCTCGCTATGGAGGCCACGGGGACTACGTGGCCAACATGGATCTTGGAAAGCTCGGTGTGCACGAAGGTTTGTTTCTGAAGCTGCGAGCTGAGCATCGGTTCGGTCAAACGATTGGCGCGTCAGCCGGTGTCATTTTGCCGCCGACCTTGGCCGCTGAGCTGCCCGTCGCGGATAGCGAGAGTTTGTATCTGACCAATGTGTTGTTCACCCAGTTTTTGTCCGAGCGTTTCGCGGTCTACGCCGGCAAACTGGACACACTCGATGGTGATACCAATGCCTATGCGAGCGGTCGCGGTGTCACGCAGTTTTCCAATGTTGCTTTTGTGGCCAACCCAATCGTGTTGCGATCGGTGCCTTACTCGTCGCTTGGGTGTGGTTTTGTTGTTTTGGGTGACGAGGGCACACCGGCCTTCAATTTCGTGGTGATGAACCCCACGGACACCGCCGACTCAGCTGGCTTTGACGAGCTGTTCGCTGATGGCGTTGTGGTCTCGGCGGAAATGAGAATGGCAACGGACTGGTTGGGGACTCCCGGTCACCAATTGGTCGGGGCCTCCTGGAGCAGTCGCGACTACGTTTCGCTCGGCCAAGATCCACGGATCATCCTTCCCAGCGTGCCGATCAACCGAGCCTCGGATTCCTGGTCGGTGTATTGGAACACGGACCAAGCCTTGTGGGTCGACCCCTGCGATTCAACTCGACACTGGGGATACTTTGCCAGAGCCGGGATTGCCGACAGTGACACCAACCCGATCAGCTATCTGCTCAGCGCTGGTTTGGGCGGCGCAAGTCCGATTCGCGATGGGGACACGTTTGGTGTTGGGTACTACTACAGCGGAACCAGCGACGAGATCGGGCCGTTGTTGACCGCAGCCTTGGGCCCCATTGGTGACTCGCAGGGCGTGGAGGTCTTCTATCGGACTCAGTTGACCAAATCGATTTCGGTGACGCCCGATTTTCAGTGGATTGATCAAGCTCGCGAGCAAGTCGCCGATGCGTACTTGTTGGGGCTACGGATGAACGTTGCGTTCTGAGCAGGTTGGGGCCAAACGCATCCGGCATGAAGCGGTGCAGTTTCTGGTGACGCGGAGTGCCCTCCCCGGAAATCTCGCTTTCCGACCCTCCCTAACTGCGTTTGGGAGGGTGAATTGATGTTCGCGATCGTAGGGCTTCGAAACTGCACAACTACTCTCAAGCGATGGGGTTGAGAGGCGGCAAGTGTTCCTCGGGTGTGTGGTGCTTGGAACGCCGCTGGTGCAGGTGTTGCTGAAACGCTTGGGCAAGCGACTCGCCTTTCCAGGCTGAATCGGTTTGCGTTTTGACCGAGGGAGCGGAGTTTGTCGCGGCAGCGTGACTGTAGAGCAATCGATGCAGTTCCAAGACCAGCGATCGCAGTCCGTCAGAGAGACGGACGTTTTCGGGTTGCGTGTTGAGCCACTGGTTCCATTCGGTTTCTGCGGCGTGAGCATCGTTTGTCTGGCAAGCCCGAATCAGTCGGCCGGCCGCGACACGGTCGGGCGGGTTGAGTCGATGTTGGATCGTTCGATATCCAAGTGCGATCCGGTGGGACTGCGTTGCGATCAGAATGCCCAACGCGCCCAGGATTGAGAACGTCCATGCCAAGGGTTGCCAATTGGGATCTTCCACCGTTGCGAGTTGAGGCTGAGGGGCGGCAGCGACGTCGAAGGTCGCCTCGGGCAAGGTTTGCGAGCCATACGATTCGTCTTCCGGGTTCCACCACACATACCGGATGGCGGGCAGTGTGAGTGTTCCCGAGCCTTTGAATTGATACGTCACCGTGTCAATTCGTTCGCCTGTGAATTCGCCTCGCTCGGTGTGGTCGTTCACTTGGGGTGACTTGACGTAGGCTTGGATGCCATCGGGAACGTTGGTTGGCGGTGGAGCGAGCACCATGCCCGAAATCTGGTCGGCTGTTTGGGTGATGGTGCGGTGAACCACGTCGCCTTGTTTGGCTTTGCCCGGCGGTGGATCCCACGTTTCTTGGATGTCGATTTTGTCAGCCGTGACCACGAAGACATCGGGATCGTAGTCCGGTGGTGCTTGGATCTCGACGGTCACTTCGGTGGTCTGCTGAGTGTGATCGGTCGTCGGTCCTGTGAAGCCGTCTCGGTTGGCGTAGCGGACTTCGAACGCGGGGATTTTGACGGTGCCGAAGGCTTGCGAATACAACGCGAATTCGTGGGTTTGCACAAACCAGGACTCGTCCCCAACTTCTTCGGAGGACACCACGGGTGATCCGACTTGCAGGATCACTGTGCGTGGAATCTGCGGCAGTGAGAACGACGTGGCACCCACAAACGATCCAGGGGCACGGACCTGCACCGAGAATGGCAGTCGTTGTCCCACCCAGGCCTTCGGAGTGGGGACTTTGATCGTGACCGGTTGGGGCGGATTGTCTTGGGCGATGGATTGGGTAACGGTCAGGCAAAGCGTCAACGCTAGGAACGTTGCGGAGAAGTAATGGAGCTGTTTGAACACGTTTTTAGCGGAGCGGCGCGAGCCGCCCGGTGCGTTACCGGAGGGCTTGCGCCCTGCCGCTATCATTTGGAATGTCGAGCCTGCGTTCGAACCGCAGTCCGACGGAGATGCAGGAAAAGCATGTTGCGAAGGAGCGGTCATGGTTTGTCTCCATCGCTGGTCTTCGCTTCGACAGGTTGGTCTTGGGATTCCTGGTCTCGATTGGCCATTTGGTAGCGGAACTTTGACTTCAAGAAATCGGCGGGCTTGGTTTGCACCTGGCGGAGCCATACCGCTTGCACGGAGGCGTCGTTCACGGCTTGTTCTGCGGTGATCTCGGTTTCCTGGCCTTCGTCTTTCTTGTTATCTTTGTCGAACACGATTTCATCGGCTCCGAGACGTTGATCGCCAGCGTCCCCGCCTTTGGCGTCCGTCAATTTTTTGCGGGCGATTGCGAGGTCCAGGTTCTCTTGGGCTGCCTTCCAATCCGGTTGTGCTTTCAATGCGTCTTGGTAGCTGGCGATGGCTTCGTCATACTTGCCTTGCATCAGCCAGCAGTTGCCCAGGTTGAAGGTGGCCTGTGGGCCGGTTGTTCGTGAAAAGGATTGTGCCGCATCGGCGAACTCGCCGGCGCGATACCAAGCGACTCCTTGCCACATGGGATCGTCGAAGGCGTTGGCCGCGTCGGTGTATTGTTCTTGATCTAGCAGACGCTGACCAAGTTGGTCCGGTGTCCACCACCAAGTTGACCATCCGATCACGCCTAGGATCAGCCATGTTTTCATCAGGAGGCGTCCTCATGGGAGGTGCGTTCACGTCGAAACGACCACGCCACCATGGCGGCGAGGAGAGGGGACAGCCAGTAGCCAGATTCTCGCCAGCGATCGCTCTGTCCCGCGAGGCCGGACGACGAGCGACGCTCGGCGTACTGCACGATCGATTGGATGTCTTGGTCGTCGATCGTCAACGGAATCCGCTTGCCGCCGAGTGTTTTCGCGATCGCTTGCAGCGATTCGGTTTCTTGAGATTCCTCGGGTAGCAAACTCAGGATTTCGATTGGGGGCGATCCAATCGCTTGGTGAGCGGCGGCGACTTGCTGAGGATCCAGAATGGCTTGATTCGCGATGATCAACAAAGTCGCTCCGCCTTCTTGGCGGTTGATCAAGCGACCTGCTTCGGTGATCGCTTGGTCAAGCGCATCGCCCGCAACGGGCATGATGGCGGGGCTGATCTCTGCGGCCATGTCGGCAACAACGGAGGTGTCTTCGGTGGGCGGCAAGACGGTGTGAGCCGATCCGGAATAGGCGATCAAACCCAGTGGGGCACCCGGGCGTGCTTTGGCCAAGTCGGCGACTTTCAACGCGGCTCGTTGGAGAGGCGTGGTGGTCTGGGCAGCCGACGCCATCGTCTCGTCCGCTTTCATCAAGATGATCAAGGGTTGAGCGTCTTGTGCGAACGGGTTGGCTTCCACTCGCCACGTTGGCCCCGCGATCGCGACGACGCTGACAATCCATCCCACCAGCAGCCAAGTGAATGCCGGGAGGCGTTGCCACCCATGCTTGGATGGTGGCCCACTTTGGTGAACCAAGGCGTCCAGTAAATTTGAATCGATTTGGTTTCGCCAACCCCGAAGCGGATCGTGACTGCGATGCCAAGCCCATGCCAAACCAAACGCAATTGGAATGAGAAATAAGCAAGTCGGACGAATGAAGTGAAACGCGTTCCAGACATCGATCATGCGACCACCTCCATCTCACCCGTGATTGGGTTGACGTGGATTCGTTGGTCTTGTTCGACAGGAGTCGTGTGTCGTCGACCTCGCCAAGTCGCGATTGCCTTGGCAAACATTGACAGCAGCAATGCAACTAGAAGCGGCCAGTAGTAAATGTCTGTGCGAGGACGGTGGCTGATGGTTTCGATGATCTTCGTTTCGATCTTGTCGAGTTCGTTGTAGATGCCAGCCAGGTGTTCGCGGTCGGCGGCGAAGAAGTACTTTCCGCCCGCTTCGGAGGCCACGTCCTTGAGACTTTGTTCATCGAGTTTGGCTTCGCCAACCGTCGTCGGGTCGCCGATCGCGACGGTGTAGATTTTGATGTCTCGCTGAGCTGCGACGCGAGCGGCTTCGACCGGAGGGACTTTGCTTTTGGTGTCATTGCCGTCGGTCAGTGCGATGATGGTTTTGGCTCGTTCGGCGTTTTCGTCGAACAAGTTGACGCCCAATCCGATGGCGTCCCCCAACGCGGTCCGTGGGCCAGCCATGCCGACTTCGCACTCGCCGAGCAGTTCCTGGGAAAGCTGCAAGTCGGTTGTGAACGGAGCTTGCAGGTACGCCGCATCGCCGAAGACGACCAAGCCCACCCGGTCACCTTTGCGTTTCGCGAGGAAACCATCCAAGACCTCTTTGACCGCATCGAGCCGGGAGACCTCTTTTCCCGCATCATTTTGAAAGTCTTCTTGTGACATCGAACCCGATAGATCCACGAGCAGCAGCAAATCTCGCGTGGGGATCTCCTTGGTGATCGGAGGCTCCAGCCATTGAGGTCTGGCAACTGCAGTCAACACGGCAACCCAAATGGCAATCGCAAGCACGCGGCGAGACCCGCTTTGCGGCCGAGTGTTTGCGGATGACGTGCCACCCAAAACTTGTTGCAGCCGATCACCGAAGGGAACAAGGACGGAAACTTGGTGTTGTTGTTTCGGTGGCAGAATCAGTCGCACCAACCACGGCAGCGGCAACAACAGGAAGCACCAGGTGGAGGCGAAGGTCAACATGTTGGCTCCTCGCAGGTGGCGTTTGAGTCGGTCGGGTTGGATGCGTTGGAAGAATGCTGGGCAATCCAAGCGGCCGCGAAAGCTCGCAGTTCATCGAGCGATTCTTCACTAGCGTGGTCGCGATAGGCCGCGGTTGCCAACTGCTCGCGAACGGTTGGCGAAAGCGATGGAGACGGCTCCGTCGGAAATTGTTGCGACAACCATTCGGGCCAGCGGTTGCCAGTCATCGTTGCCAGTTCGGATCGCGGTTTGATTGCCAAAGCGGTGCGTCGGAGGAGTTCCGAGATGGCAGCGGCCGTGTTTGCCGACTCCAGTTCGTGAATTGCTTCGCGGCGGTAGGCATTCGCTTTCCAAGTCCGCCAGTTCTTCCATGCCAGCCAAACACCCACTGCCAACAGGACGGCAAACAGCACGTACCATCCTGGCGCGAGTGGCCACCAGGAAACCGGCGCGGGCACAATAATGTCGTTCAGCCGGTCGAGGCTGGCTGGGTCGCTGGCTTGCATCACGCGGTGTTCCCAAAGAGAACCCGGATCTGCTCCGCGACGGGGTTGGCCGTGGAAAGTGGCATCAGAGGAATTCGCAGGGATCGAAAGACACTTCGCCAGTGCGAGAGGACTTGCCCGAACGCTGCCTGGAAGTCCTCGGGAAAGGAGGCGTGGTCCGGGATTTCCCAGGTTCGTCCGCCGTGGCTGGCCAGCATGCCGGGGGCGCCGCTCAATCGAATGCCAAGTGGATCGTAGACCGCCGTGACCAGGACGTCGTTGTGGGCCGCAATTCGAGTCACGAGCCGCGTGGTTTCTTCGTCGGCTCCGTCGAGGTCGCTGACCAAGATCACCAGATGATCGTGCCGAGCGATTCGCGACGCGTTCTCGAGAACCTGGTTCAACGTGATCGGTGAGGCGGGAGGCGGCGCTGACGAAGCCGATGGCTCAGCGAGGTTCTGATTCAGTCGAACAATTTGATGCAGCAGGTGCAGGACTCGAGTTTGACTGCGGTGGGGACGGACTTCCGCGATTTCGGTTTCATTGAACACCAGCCCGCCGACTCGATCGCCGCTGGCAAGCGAACGCCAAGCACCCATCGCGGCCAGTTCTGCCGCTGCGACGGATTTCATCGCGCGTTGACTTCCAAAGAACATCGGTTTGCGTTGGTCGACCAACAACAACACGGGACGTTCGCGTTCTTCACTGTAAACACGGATGTGGGGTGAACGAAGACGAGCGGTCGCCTTCCAGTCCATTTGGCGGATGTCATCGCCTTGTCGATACTGGCGAAGTTCTTCAAAGGACAGACCACGACCACGAAGCCGCGAGGCATGACGTCCAGCGAGAAGCGATCCGACGGGTTGGCGAGGTAGAAGCGAGAACCCGCGCGCGTCGGCTTTGCATTGCAGCAGATCTTGAAACGTGATGGTGACTCGGGCGGACATGGGCGGCCTTCGTTCAAGGTGGGCAATCGAAAGCAAACTCAGTTCAGACAGGAACCACGTTCTTCAGCAAGGCATCAATCACGTCCGTGCGGGTCACACCGGCCGCTTCGGCTTCGTAAGTCAAGTGAACTCGGTGAGCCAAGCAAGCCGGTGCCATGGCGCGGATGTTGTCGGGCGAAACGAAGTCTTGACCGGCCAA
Proteins encoded:
- a CDS encoding DUF58 domain-containing protein, with product MSARVTITFQDLLQCKADARGFSLLPRQPVGSLLAGRHASRLRGRGLSFEELRQYRQGDDIRQMDWKATARLRSPHIRVYSEERERPVLLLVDQRKPMFFGSQRAMKSVAAAELAAMGAWRSLASGDRVGGLVFNETEIAEVRPHRSQTRVLHLLHQIVRLNQNLAEPSASSAPPPASPITLNQVLENASRIARHDHLVILVSDLDGADEETTRLVTRIAAHNDVLVTAVYDPLGIRLSGAPGMLASHGGRTWEIPDHASFPEDFQAAFGQVLSHWRSVFRSLRIPLMPLSTANPVAEQIRVLFGNTA
- a CDS encoding VWA domain-containing protein; the encoded protein is MLTFASTWCFLLLPLPWLVRLILPPKQQHQVSVLVPFGDRLQQVLGGTSSANTRPQSGSRRVLAIAIWVAVLTAVARPQWLEPPITKEIPTRDLLLLVDLSGSMSQEDFQNDAGKEVSRLDAVKEVLDGFLAKRKGDRVGLVVFGDAAYLQAPFTTDLQLSQELLGECEVGMAGPRTALGDAIGLGVNLFDENAERAKTIIALTDGNDTKSKVPPVEAARVAAQRDIKIYTVAIGDPTTVGEAKLDEQSLKDVASEAGGKYFFAADREHLAGIYNELDKIETKIIETISHRPRTDIYYWPLLVALLLSMFAKAIATWRGRRHTTPVEQDQRIHVNPITGEMEVVA
- a CDS encoding vWA domain-containing protein, which gives rise to MIDVWNAFHFIRPTCLFLIPIAFGLAWAWHRSHDPLRGWRNQIDSNLLDALVHQSGPPSKHGWQRLPAFTWLLVGWIVSVVAIAGPTWRVEANPFAQDAQPLIILMKADETMASAAQTTTPLQRAALKVADLAKARPGAPLGLIAYSGSAHTVLPPTEDTSVVADMAAEISPAIMPVAGDALDQAITEAGRLINRQEGGATLLIIANQAILDPQQVAAAHQAIGSPPIEILSLLPEESQETESLQAIAKTLGGKRIPLTIDDQDIQSIVQYAERRSSSGLAGQSDRWRESGYWLSPLLAAMVAWSFRRERTSHEDAS
- a CDS encoding nuclear transport factor 2 family protein, which codes for MNTGPTLLLGACLTAAILGSVGSDVIAQDGQPAAVDSNSRQAVQERLQQYADAFNHRELDSLPQFVAADVRYRDQTSGREANSATELIDQIRAAVETEPTLKLSATVEEVEQTETNQATVRGTTTLTSDQAPEETSSFEITLSKRSADWVITTIIERATDEASSVDSANPIEALGWLVGTWNEDSENGLQSKIDFLPGRRFIRRTFQVGSETEPVGYEMIGYDPQSNRVKSWTYFADGSFGNGYWAGEEDHWRMEMTQTLADGGQATATCIVRPIDRDTMTVRIISRVLNGEPLPNGEAVTLKRQTDTTATDEPSPNTATPSGANQ
- a CDS encoding carbohydrate porin; amino-acid sequence: MDRTEFTRKLNVKTILLGVVFILLGSLTQVSYAQVDDCSAFSACDSALGCCDDCSNDDCICKAIRECLAESGITFSNNLTQYYFGTAGGGLEQTARYGGHGDYVANMDLGKLGVHEGLFLKLRAEHRFGQTIGASAGVILPPTLAAELPVADSESLYLTNVLFTQFLSERFAVYAGKLDTLDGDTNAYASGRGVTQFSNVAFVANPIVLRSVPYSSLGCGFVVLGDEGTPAFNFVVMNPTDTADSAGFDELFADGVVVSAEMRMATDWLGTPGHQLVGASWSSRDYVSLGQDPRIILPSVPINRASDSWSVYWNTDQALWVDPCDSTRHWGYFARAGIADSDTNPISYLLSAGLGGASPIRDGDTFGVGYYYSGTSDEIGPLLTAALGPIGDSQGVEVFYRTQLTKSISVTPDFQWIDQAREQVADAYLLGLRMNVAF
- a CDS encoding DUF4381 domain-containing protein, yielding MQASDPASLDRLNDIIVPAPVSWWPLAPGWYVLFAVLLAVGVWLAWKNWRTWKANAYRREAIHELESANTAAAISELLRRTALAIKPRSELATMTGNRWPEWLSQQFPTEPSPSLSPTVREQLATAAYRDHASEESLDELRAFAAAWIAQHSSNASNPTDSNATCEEPTC
- a CDS encoding BatD family protein, with the protein product MFKQLHYFSATFLALTLCLTVTQSIAQDNPPQPVTIKVPTPKAWVGQRLPFSVQVRAPGSFVGATSFSLPQIPRTVILQVGSPVVSSEEVGDESWFVQTHEFALYSQAFGTVKIPAFEVRYANRDGFTGPTTDHTQQTTEVTVEIQAPPDYDPDVFVVTADKIDIQETWDPPPGKAKQGDVVHRTITQTADQISGMVLAPPPTNVPDGIQAYVKSPQVNDHTERGEFTGERIDTVTYQFKGSGTLTLPAIRYVWWNPEDESYGSQTLPEATFDVAAAPQPQLATVEDPNWQPLAWTFSILGALGILIATQSHRIALGYRTIQHRLNPPDRVAAGRLIRACQTNDAHAAETEWNQWLNTQPENVRLSDGLRSLVLELHRLLYSHAAATNSAPSVKTQTDSAWKGESLAQAFQQHLHQRRSKHHTPEEHLPPLNPIA
- a CDS encoding tetratricopeptide repeat protein, which produces MKTWLILGVIGWSTWWWTPDQLGQRLLDQEQYTDAANAFDDPMWQGVAWYRAGEFADAAQSFSRTTGPQATFNLGNCWLMQGKYDEAIASYQDALKAQPDWKAAQENLDLAIARKKLTDAKGGDAGDQRLGADEIVFDKDNKKDEGQETEITAEQAVNDASVQAVWLRQVQTKPADFLKSKFRYQMANRDQESQDQPVEAKTSDGDKP